TCCGTTTAGTCCTTCACAAACGGGCAGTGCCGGCATCCGCTTCTGCAACAACTACCTCTTCTTAAATGATAAAAAGCAGTGAACACCGAATAACCTGTGGAGGGATCACGATAAACCGATTCTCCTTTTCTGCACGCCTCTTCATGTATCTCCAGTATCCTTTGATAATCGTATCTCTCGGGATCCAATCTTGAAGGGTGAGGTACGGGAACTTCAGAGCCATTATTTATGCTCAATCAAACCTCTTCATAAAAGCCCGAATAGGTTCATTTGACGCTGCCGGATTTTCATAGGGAGTACCGTGTCCGGCATTTTTTACAACATGGAACTCACCGTTTTTCACATTTTTCATCATCCCTTCCATCTCTGCGGGAGGTGTAAGTGCGTCCGATTCACCACATACTGCCAAAACAGGAAGGTCAGTCGATTCGAGGAATGAAGTTGTGCCGGTTCTTCCCATCATTGCAAGAAGCGCACCAATGGCTCCCTCTGGTTTTACAGCAGCCCCCCTGTCGATAAAACCTTTGTACTCGTCGGGTTCATTTTCCTTGAAAGATTTCGAGAAGATTGATTCCATGAGAGCTGTTGCATAGACCCTGATTCCGCCCTGCTTAAGGATGCGGATTCCGGCAGCTCTTTTAATTTTTGCTTCATCGCTGTCAGCAGTGGCGCGGGTGTCAAAAAGTATTAGTCCGGCTACATTTCCCGGGTCCCTTTCCGCTGCTCTGAGAGTGATGTATCCGCCCATTGAGAGACCTGCGAGCACAGGCTTTTTAATCCCGAGTTCCTTTATCAGATCGAGAATGTCATCAACATAACTCTCGAGGGTTATCATCCCGTCACAATCGGTGGAACGACCGAAGCCCCTTAGGTCTAGGGTGACGATTGTGTAATCATCTTGAAACTCAGCAACCTGCCTGTCCCAAAGAGAGGAATCGAAAATGAATCCATGAATAAAAACGATGGTCTGCTTGCCGTTACCTGTTTTGGTATATGCGATTCCTGAAGCTGATAACCGGTACATAAAATTTCTCACTTTTTTTTGAAATGTCGCTTCAAAATTAACGATAGTTACTTATTTTAGATAACATTAAAATAGATATTGTTTGTTCACTCAGACTGAATATTTTTGTTCAGACGACAATTCCGGAATAAATTACTGATGGAAGACAGGATAAATTTTTCGAAGGTTTTATCGGGCGCCACTTTTGGCATCGATGCTTTTATTGTTGAAATTGAGACCCATCTTGAAAAGGCGATGCTGGCGTTCACCATTGTTGGCTTGCCTGACAATGCCGTGAAAGAGAGCAGAGAGAGGGTAACCGCAGCGATTAAAAACAGCGGAATCAAGTTCCCGGGTAAAAAGATCACCATTAACATGGCTCCTGCCGATATCAAAAAAGAGGGGAGTTCATTCGATCTGCCCATCGGTATCGGTATTCTCGCCGCCGAAGGCCTTGTACCTCAACAACAGCTTCAAAACACCATTTTCCTCGGAGAATTATCGCTTGATGGAACCTTAAGAGCGGTGAAGGGGGCATTGCCACTCGCTGTTTGTGCCCGCCAAAAGGGGATTACTCGAATCATTCTGCCTGAAGACTCTGCAAAGGAAGCCTCAATTGTTGAGGGTGTGGAAGTTTACGGCTTCAGGAATTTTATCGATATCTTCGGGTTTCTTAACGGCTCTCTATCGCAGACACCTGTTGTAACCGACACTTCCGAACTTTTTGGATATCTGAATAAATATAATCTTGACTTTGCTGATGTCAAGGGTCAGGAAAATGTAAAAAGAGCACTCGAAGTCGCAGCCGCAGGGGGACACAATATCCTGATGATTGGACCTCCCGGAAGCGGGAAAACGATGCTTGCCAAGCGGCTCCCCTCAATTCTTCCACCTCTGTCTTTTGATGAGGCGCTGGAGACCACCAAAATTTACTCCATCGCCGGAATACTCCCCAAAGGAACGGCCCTGATCACCGAACGGCCTTTCCGTAACCCGCATCATACTGTGTCTGATGCTGCGATGGTTGGAGGCGGAACAGTGCCACGACCCGGAGAAGTATCTTTCTCCCATTTTGGCGTTCTGTTCCTCGATGAATTTCCCGAGTTTCGTAAAAATGTAATCGAAGTGTTGCGGCAACCCCTCGAGGATTCAGTCGTCACAGTCAGCAGATCAAAAATGACCCTTTCGTTTCCGGCTAACTTCATGCTTGCGGCAGCAATGAATCCGTGTCCATGCGGATATTACACCGACCCTTCCCGCGACTGCCATTGCAACGGCAACCAGATTCAAAAGTATATGAGTAAAATCTCGGGACCCCTTCTCGACAGAATTGACATCCACATCGAGGTGCCTGCCGTAAAATATAAAGACCTGACATCAGTCCACAAGGGGGAAAGTTCCGATGCCATCAGGGACAGGGTTATCGCGGCAAGAGCCATACAACAGGAGAGATTCAAGGATTACAAGCACATTTTTAACAACGCTGATATGGGAAGCAGGGAGGTACGGCATTTCTGCCATCTTGACGATGCAGGAGCAGGACTGCTGAAAACCGCAATGACCCGTCTTGGTCTCTCGGCAAGGGCATACGATCGAATCCTGAAAGTGAGTCGCACCATCGCAGACCTCGAAGCGGAACCCCACATTACGGCGGCTCATGTTTCAGAGGCTATTCAGTACCGGACTTTGGACAGGGAACTGTGGAACGATTAAAGCCATGAACTGTTAGCTATGATCTATGAGCTGACAGCTCATCGTTACTACCTCATAGCTAATAGCTGATCTCTCTGATTTCGATTTCGTATTTTTCGGGGGAGGTTTTGCCTGAATCAATTTTGGTTTTCGTGAGGATCAGGATTCCATTCATGTTATAGAGGAGTTCGGATGTGGTGGTTTGTCCCGGAGATGATTCTGCTATCTTTACAGGTCTTCCGGAATTGTTAAGTGTATATTTTGTGATGGCGGTTCCTGCTTTTGTCACTTCCTTTTTCTCAATCAGATTGCCGGCAGCGTCATATTTGAATTCTGTGCTTTCCTGTCGGCTCCACTTCTTCGTTTTCCTTCCGGAATTATCATACTCAATGTACGATGTATCAATCACTGAACTGTCTGTCAGGTTCATGAAGAGAATCTCCACTTTCCTTTTATCTTCACTGTAATCGTACAGGTAAGTTGCTGATGGAAGACCGTCTGGGGAAGAATGAGTAAATACCAGCACTTCAGAAGGTGATTTTCCTGACTGATTGATAAACTGAAGGGTTTTGATTGGATCAAAACCCTTGGAATTTCTGGTGTGTGAGGTGATTCTTCTGAAATTCCCTTTTGCATAGTAGAAAAAAGAATCCACTCTCTCGCCTGTGGAATCGATGGTAACAGCAGATACCAGCCTGCCATCCGGTGAACAGGTGAAAATCTTCCTGTCCACCGGTTTGCCGTCGGGAATAAAATTTTTCCCTGTTGAATATCGGGTAATCTTTTCTGTAACTATTTTATTTGAAGCATAATAATCCCACTCCTTCTGTGAGTATTTCATATCATAAGGAATGAAATCCTGACCCGTGAGAGAGGGAATAAAAAATGCTGCGAAAACTAAAGCCCGGAGGCTTTTTTTCAATAGAAAGTGTAGGTGTATGTATTCCACTCGTATATCTTGCTTTTGTCTGTCTTTGAGGTAAATGTCGAATATGCATTTACAGGAAGACCTATGGCATCGTTCTGAGCTGACCAGTAGAACGAATCAGTACTGCCATCGACACCAATGGATAAAAGATTTCCATCCATGTCATAGTCATATGTGGTTACATATCTGGAACCATTTATATCCATGATTTCCTGAAACAGATTGCCTCTGTTATCGTAGAAATAATTGGTCACCTGGTTATCTGAAGATTTGGTAAGTACATCCCCGCGAACATTCATCTCGTAAAGTGTGTTTGGGACTCCTGACTGAGGATCAGTTGATGAATCGAGAATGGTGAGGAGTGTCCCGTTTGCATCATAAGTAAAGATGTATTTATTTGGAACTGTTGAATTAGCATTATTGTCTGAACCGCTTGAAACATATTTGGTTATATACTCAATTCTGCCGTCAGTTATGGTTGCCCACCAGGTTGTGGTTGTAACAAACGGATTCCCTGAAGAGCCATATTCGGTCTGGATGGAGACGATACTTTCGAGAGTGCCTCCTTCTGTGTAAGCGTAAGAGGTCTCAACTCTGATGTCTTGCGAAATGTTATAGTAATCAGCCAAAACGAGCATACCATTCCGGTCGTAGTCGTAGCTGTAAACATATTTGGCTTTGTCAGAGAGAGGTTTGAAATAAGCATCTGTTTCATAAGTCGTAATATCGACTCTTTTAACTTTGTTATCGCGCATTTTATCAATAACGTAAGTCTGAAACTGTTCAGAATTAGGAATAAAATCCTGCGTAAAAACGGAAACCGTTGCGATTAAAAATAATACGATGAACTTCATCGGGTACTCCAATTGGTTGAAATTATTAAAAGAAGGGGAAATTATAAAGACCGTTTCCCCGAAAGACAATACAACGATTAAAAAAAATTAAAGTAATACCCAAATATGATTAAAATTAATCAAATTTTAGCAAAAGAAATTTGGAAATGCTTAAGTTTATTTTTTATCTGAAATGACCTTTTTCTTTTACTTTTGGTTTAATTTCATTGTTCCATACCATATTGAATTTTGAATTATTTATTTTAATATTGAAGAAATTACTTCTTAAAAACTGTTTCAATTATCGAGCTATTATATGAAAGCAATCGTTATCGGCGCAACAGGACTCATAGGAAAGGAACTTGTCAGGCAGCTTTTGGACAATTCCGGATATGACGAGGTTGCTGTTTTGGTGAGAAAAAGCACGGGAATTACCCATCCAAAACTGAGAGAGCATGTCATAAACTTTGATGATCCTCAGACATACAAGGAGCTGCTCAAGGGAGATGTTCTGTTTTGTGCAATGGGAACCACGATTAAAAAAGCGGGGTCACAGGATGCATTCCGTAAGATTGATTATCAGTTTGTGGTTGATTTTGCATCGACGGCTGCAAGAAACGGGGTTAAACAGTTTTGTGTTGTCAGTTCTGTCAGAGCGAAAACCGGCACTTCCAATTTCTATCTGCGAACAAAAGGAGAGATGGAGTCAGCGGTTTCAAAATTGGGATTTGACGCTGT
The nucleotide sequence above comes from Ignavibacteria bacterium. Encoded proteins:
- a CDS encoding alpha/beta hydrolase, with the translated sequence MYRLSASGIAYTKTGNGKQTIVFIHGFIFDSSLWDRQVAEFQDDYTIVTLDLRGFGRSTDCDGMITLESYVDDILDLIKELGIKKPVLAGLSMGGYITLRAAERDPGNVAGLILFDTRATADSDEAKIKRAAGIRILKQGGIRVYATALMESIFSKSFKENEPDEYKGFIDRGAAVKPEGAIGALLAMMGRTGTTSFLESTDLPVLAVCGESDALTPPAEMEGMMKNVKNGEFHVVKNAGHGTPYENPAASNEPIRAFMKRFD
- a CDS encoding NAD(P)H-binding protein; protein product: MKAIVIGATGLIGKELVRQLLDNSGYDEVAVLVRKSTGITHPKLREHVINFDDPQTYKELLKGDVLFCAMGTTIKKAGSQDAFRKIDYQFVVDFASTAARNGVKQFCVVSSVRAKTGTSNFYLRTKGEMESAVSKLGFDAVHIFRPSLLLGNRGESRPGEKIGEFFFKVFGFLFFGSLKRYKPVQGSAVAKAMIDATLAGKHGINIVESEMIGG
- a CDS encoding YifB family Mg chelatase-like AAA ATPase translates to MEDRINFSKVLSGATFGIDAFIVEIETHLEKAMLAFTIVGLPDNAVKESRERVTAAIKNSGIKFPGKKITINMAPADIKKEGSSFDLPIGIGILAAEGLVPQQQLQNTIFLGELSLDGTLRAVKGALPLAVCARQKGITRIILPEDSAKEASIVEGVEVYGFRNFIDIFGFLNGSLSQTPVVTDTSELFGYLNKYNLDFADVKGQENVKRALEVAAAGGHNILMIGPPGSGKTMLAKRLPSILPPLSFDEALETTKIYSIAGILPKGTALITERPFRNPHHTVSDAAMVGGGTVPRPGEVSFSHFGVLFLDEFPEFRKNVIEVLRQPLEDSVVTVSRSKMTLSFPANFMLAAAMNPCPCGYYTDPSRDCHCNGNQIQKYMSKISGPLLDRIDIHIEVPAVKYKDLTSVHKGESSDAIRDRVIAARAIQQERFKDYKHIFNNADMGSREVRHFCHLDDAGAGLLKTAMTRLGLSARAYDRILKVSRTIADLEAEPHITAAHVSEAIQYRTLDRELWND